A DNA window from Gasterosteus aculeatus chromosome 16, fGasAcu3.hap1.1, whole genome shotgun sequence contains the following coding sequences:
- the LOC120833615 gene encoding C-type lectin domain family 4 member E isoform X3: protein MDIAENLCSRVFMCLCPSILKNRPHVAVFLALCGLLAVIGGLGVHDAELFSVKANLAERLRISGDKLSSVSAERDQLKDKVTALTQEKDRLQLLCKQKKTCPEGWTMFRCSCYLLSTRDGSWENGRKDCRDKGADLVIIDSLEEQEFLSNFTTSRSWIGLSDKDIEGTWKWIDGTPLTAAYWYRTGTSPRSVENCAQIQPDQNPQNSWNDLPCNTPLRWICEKLA from the exons ATGGACATCGCGGAGAACT TGTGCAGTAGGGTCTTCATGTGTCTATGTCCCAGCATCCTAAAGAACAGACCTCATGTGGCTGTCTTTCTGGCGCTGTGTGGTCTGCTGGCTGTAATCGGCGGTCTCGGTGTCCACG ATGCTGAACTCTTCTCCGTCAAAGCCAACCTGGCGGAGCGTCTCCGGATCAGTGGAGACAAGCTGTCCTCagtgtctgcagagagagaccaGCTGAAGGACAAAGTCACTGCACTGACCCAAGAGAAGGACAGACTTCAGCTCTTGTGCAAACAGA agaAAACGTGTCCTGAGGGGTGGACGATGTTCAGATGCTCCTGTTATCTTCTCTCTACACGGGATGGTTCCTGGGAAAATGGCAGAAAGGACTGTAGAGACAAAGGAGCAGATCTGGTGATCATAGACTCACTTGAAGAACAG GAATTCCTTTCAAACTTCACCACAAGTCGTAGTTGGATTGGTTTGAGTGACAAAGACATCGAGGGCACCTGGAAATGGATTGATGGAACTCCACTGACTGCAGC GTACTGGTACCGTACTGGTACTAGTCCCCGGTCGGTGGAGAACTGCGCTCAAATACAACCTGACCAGAACCCACAAAACAGCTGGAATGATTTGCCGTGTAACACTCCTTTGCGATGGATCTGTGAGAAACTGGCTTAA
- the LOC144388798 gene encoding uncharacterized protein LOC144388798 isoform X3 encodes MEDLYVEYDEPVNSNPRTNQTAMDEVYANVEYDKSQVSIRPSTPAPGPSSPRSRPHVAVAVSLGLLSVLLLAGLVCLGVLMHVSGDKLSSVSAERDQLKDNFTAQMHVSGVKLSSVSAERDQLKDKVTALTQEKDGLQLLLKQMKTCPEGWTMFRGSCYLLSTRDGSWENGRKDCTDQRADLVIIDSLEEQLQYLH; translated from the exons ATGGAGGATTTATATGTTGAATATGATGAACCTGTCAACTCAAACCCAAGGACCAATCAGACAG CGATGGACGAAGTCTACGCCAACGTTGAATACGACAAGTCTCAGGTTTCCATAAGACCTTCAACACCTGCCCCAG GTCCCAGCAGCCCAAGGAGCAGACCTCATGTGGCTGTTGCTGTCTCTCTGGGGCTGCTCAGTGTCCTCCTGCTGGCTGGACTCGTCTGTCTCGGTGTCCTCA TGCATGTCAGTGGAGACAAGCTGTCCTCagtgtctgcagagagagaccaGCTGAAGGACAACTTCACTGCACAGA TGCATGTCAGTGGAGTCAAGCTGTCCTCagtgtctgcagagagagaccaGCTGAAGGACAAAGTCACTGCACTGACCCAAGAGAAGGACGGACTTCAGCTCTTGTTGAAGCAGA TGAAAACGTGTCCTGAGGGGTGGACGATGTTCAGAGGTTCCTGTTATCTTCTCTCTACACGGGATGGTTCCTGGGAAAATGGCAGAAAGGACTGTACAGACCAAAGAGCAGATCTGGTGATCATAGACTCACTTGAAGAACAG cTACAATACCTACATTAG
- the LOC144388798 gene encoding uncharacterized protein LOC144388798 isoform X1, whose translation MEDLYVEYDEPVNSNPRTNQTAMDEVYANVEYDKSQVSIRPSTPAPGPSSPRSRPHVAVAVSLGLLSVLLLAGLVCLGVLMHVSGDKLSSVSAERDQLKDNFTAQMHVSGVKLSSVSAERDQLKDKVTALTQEKDGLQLLLKQMKTCPEGWTMFRGSCYLLSTRDGSWENGRKDCTDQRADLVIIDSLEEQKFLSNIITRHSWIGLSDKDIEGTWKWIDGTPLTAPYWYRKGNVVEPNNGGGNPQWGEEDCAEIQPDQNPQNNMNDVSCNTPLRWICEKLA comes from the exons ATGGAGGATTTATATGTTGAATATGATGAACCTGTCAACTCAAACCCAAGGACCAATCAGACAG CGATGGACGAAGTCTACGCCAACGTTGAATACGACAAGTCTCAGGTTTCCATAAGACCTTCAACACCTGCCCCAG GTCCCAGCAGCCCAAGGAGCAGACCTCATGTGGCTGTTGCTGTCTCTCTGGGGCTGCTCAGTGTCCTCCTGCTGGCTGGACTCGTCTGTCTCGGTGTCCTCA TGCATGTCAGTGGAGACAAGCTGTCCTCagtgtctgcagagagagaccaGCTGAAGGACAACTTCACTGCACAGA TGCATGTCAGTGGAGTCAAGCTGTCCTCagtgtctgcagagagagaccaGCTGAAGGACAAAGTCACTGCACTGACCCAAGAGAAGGACGGACTTCAGCTCTTGTTGAAGCAGA TGAAAACGTGTCCTGAGGGGTGGACGATGTTCAGAGGTTCCTGTTATCTTCTCTCTACACGGGATGGTTCCTGGGAAAATGGCAGAAAGGACTGTACAGACCAAAGAGCAGATCTGGTGATCATAGACTCACTTGAAGAACAG AAATTCCTTTCAAACATCATCACACGTCATAGTTGGATTGGTTTGAGTGACAAAGACATCGAGGGAACCTGGAAATGGATTGATGGAACTCCACTGACTGCACC GTACTGGTACCGTAAAGGCAATGTAGTTGAGCCTAATAACGGGGGAGGAAATCCccagtggggggaggaggactgcgCTGAGATACAACCTGACCAGAACCCACAAAATAACATGAATGACGTGTCGTGTAACACTCCTTTGCGATGGATCTGTGAGAAACTGGCTTAA
- the LOC144388798 gene encoding CD209 antigen-like protein A isoform X2, translating into MEDLYVEYDEPVNSNPRTNQTAMDEVYANVEYDKSQVSIRPSTPAPGPSSPRSRPHVAVAVSLGLLSVLLLAGLVCLGVLMHVSGVKLSSVSAERDQLKDKVTALTQEKDGLQLLLKQMKTCPEGWTMFRGSCYLLSTRDGSWENGRKDCTDQRADLVIIDSLEEQKFLSNIITRHSWIGLSDKDIEGTWKWIDGTPLTAPYWYRKGNVVEPNNGGGNPQWGEEDCAEIQPDQNPQNNMNDVSCNTPLRWICEKLA; encoded by the exons ATGGAGGATTTATATGTTGAATATGATGAACCTGTCAACTCAAACCCAAGGACCAATCAGACAG CGATGGACGAAGTCTACGCCAACGTTGAATACGACAAGTCTCAGGTTTCCATAAGACCTTCAACACCTGCCCCAG GTCCCAGCAGCCCAAGGAGCAGACCTCATGTGGCTGTTGCTGTCTCTCTGGGGCTGCTCAGTGTCCTCCTGCTGGCTGGACTCGTCTGTCTCGGTGTCCTCA TGCATGTCAGTGGAGTCAAGCTGTCCTCagtgtctgcagagagagaccaGCTGAAGGACAAAGTCACTGCACTGACCCAAGAGAAGGACGGACTTCAGCTCTTGTTGAAGCAGA TGAAAACGTGTCCTGAGGGGTGGACGATGTTCAGAGGTTCCTGTTATCTTCTCTCTACACGGGATGGTTCCTGGGAAAATGGCAGAAAGGACTGTACAGACCAAAGAGCAGATCTGGTGATCATAGACTCACTTGAAGAACAG AAATTCCTTTCAAACATCATCACACGTCATAGTTGGATTGGTTTGAGTGACAAAGACATCGAGGGAACCTGGAAATGGATTGATGGAACTCCACTGACTGCACC GTACTGGTACCGTAAAGGCAATGTAGTTGAGCCTAATAACGGGGGAGGAAATCCccagtggggggaggaggactgcgCTGAGATACAACCTGACCAGAACCCACAAAATAACATGAATGACGTGTCGTGTAACACTCCTTTGCGATGGATCTGTGAGAAACTGGCTTAA
- the LOC120833615 gene encoding C-type lectin domain family 4 member E isoform X4, whose product MCLCPSILKNRPHVAVFLALCGLLAVIGGLGVHAAELSSIKANLTERLQVSGDKLSSVSAERDQLKDNFTALTQEKDGLQLLCKQKKTCPEGWRMFGPSCYLLSTRDGSWEIGKKDCGDQGAALVIINSLEEQKFLLNITQRHSWIGLSDKDTEGTWKWIDGTLLNSTAAYWYRKGDVAQPDNGGKVSTVEEDCAHIKPDPNPQNSWNDLPCNTVMQWICEKLA is encoded by the exons ATGTGTCTATGTCCCAGCATCCTAAAGAACAGACCTCATGTGGCTGTCTTTCTGGCGCTGTGTGGTCTGCTGGCTGTAATCGGCGGTCTCGGTGTCCACG CTGCTGAACTCTCCTCCATCAAAGCCAACCTGACGGAGCGTCTCCAGGTCAGTGGAGACAAGCTGTCCTCagtgtctgcagagagagaccaGCTGAAGGACAACTTCACTGCACTGACCCAAGAGAAGGACGGACTTCAGCTCTTGTGCAAACAGA AGAAAACGTGTCCTGAGGGGTGGAGGATGTTCGGTCCCTCCTGTTATCTTCTCTCTACACGGGATGGTTCCTGGGAAATTGGCAAAAAGGACTGTGGAGACCAAGGAGCAGCTCTGGTGATCATAAACTCACTTGAAGAACAG AAATTCCTTTTAAACATCACCCAACGTCATAGTTGGATTGGTTTGAGTGACAAAGACACCGAGGGCACCTGGAAATGGATTGATGGAACTCTACTGAACTCCACTGCAGC GTACTGGTACCGTAAAGGCGATGTCGCTCAGCCTGATAACGGGGGAAAAGTTTCAACCGTGGAGGAGGACTGCGCTCACATAAAACCTGACCCGAACCCACAAAACAGCTGGAATGATCTGCCGTGTAACACAGTTATGCAATGGATCTGTGAGAAACTGGCTTAA
- the LOC120833615 gene encoding C-type lectin domain family 4 member E isoform X1, with protein sequence MEDLYANVECDKPVNSIPRTNQTAMDEVYANVEYDKSQVSIRPSTPAPGPSSPRSRPHVAVAVSLGLLSILLLAGLVCLGVLMHASAAELSSIKANLTERLQVSGDKLSSVSAERDQLKDNFTALTQEKDGLQLLCKQKKTCPEGWRMFGPSCYLLSTRDGSWEIGKKDCGDQGAALVIINSLEEQKFLLNITQRHSWIGLSDKDTEGTWKWIDGTLLNSTAAYWYRKGDVAQPDNGGKVSTVEEDCAHIKPDPNPQNSWNDLPCNTVMQWICEKLA encoded by the exons ATGGAGGATTTATATGCAAATGTAGAATGTGATAAACCTGTCAACTCCATCCCAAGGACTAATCAGACAG CGATGGACGAAGTCTACGCCAACGTTGAATACGACAAGTCTCAGGTTTCCATAAGACCTTCAACACCTGCCCCAG GTCCCAGCAGCCCAAGGAGCAGACCTCATGTGGCTGTTGCCGTCTCTCTGGGGCTGCTCAGTATCCTCCTGCTGGCTGGACTCGTCTGTCTCGGTGTCCTCA TGCATGCATCAGCTGCTGAACTCTCCTCCATCAAAGCCAACCTGACGGAGCGTCTCCAGGTCAGTGGAGACAAGCTGTCCTCagtgtctgcagagagagaccaGCTGAAGGACAACTTCACTGCACTGACCCAAGAGAAGGACGGACTTCAGCTCTTGTGCAAACAGA AGAAAACGTGTCCTGAGGGGTGGAGGATGTTCGGTCCCTCCTGTTATCTTCTCTCTACACGGGATGGTTCCTGGGAAATTGGCAAAAAGGACTGTGGAGACCAAGGAGCAGCTCTGGTGATCATAAACTCACTTGAAGAACAG AAATTCCTTTTAAACATCACCCAACGTCATAGTTGGATTGGTTTGAGTGACAAAGACACCGAGGGCACCTGGAAATGGATTGATGGAACTCTACTGAACTCCACTGCAGC GTACTGGTACCGTAAAGGCGATGTCGCTCAGCCTGATAACGGGGGAAAAGTTTCAACCGTGGAGGAGGACTGCGCTCACATAAAACCTGACCCGAACCCACAAAACAGCTGGAATGATCTGCCGTGTAACACAGTTATGCAATGGATCTGTGAGAAACTGGCTTAA
- the LOC120833615 gene encoding C-type lectin domain family 4 member E isoform X2 produces the protein MEDLYANVECDKPVNSIPRTNQTAMDEVYANVEYDKSQVSIRPSTPAPGPSSPRSRPHVAVAVSLGLLSILLLAGLVCLGVLTAELSSIKANLTERLQVSGDKLSSVSAERDQLKDNFTALTQEKDGLQLLCKQKKTCPEGWRMFGPSCYLLSTRDGSWEIGKKDCGDQGAALVIINSLEEQKFLLNITQRHSWIGLSDKDTEGTWKWIDGTLLNSTAAYWYRKGDVAQPDNGGKVSTVEEDCAHIKPDPNPQNSWNDLPCNTVMQWICEKLA, from the exons ATGGAGGATTTATATGCAAATGTAGAATGTGATAAACCTGTCAACTCCATCCCAAGGACTAATCAGACAG CGATGGACGAAGTCTACGCCAACGTTGAATACGACAAGTCTCAGGTTTCCATAAGACCTTCAACACCTGCCCCAG GTCCCAGCAGCCCAAGGAGCAGACCTCATGTGGCTGTTGCCGTCTCTCTGGGGCTGCTCAGTATCCTCCTGCTGGCTGGACTCGTCTGTCTCGGTGTCCTCA CTGCTGAACTCTCCTCCATCAAAGCCAACCTGACGGAGCGTCTCCAGGTCAGTGGAGACAAGCTGTCCTCagtgtctgcagagagagaccaGCTGAAGGACAACTTCACTGCACTGACCCAAGAGAAGGACGGACTTCAGCTCTTGTGCAAACAGA AGAAAACGTGTCCTGAGGGGTGGAGGATGTTCGGTCCCTCCTGTTATCTTCTCTCTACACGGGATGGTTCCTGGGAAATTGGCAAAAAGGACTGTGGAGACCAAGGAGCAGCTCTGGTGATCATAAACTCACTTGAAGAACAG AAATTCCTTTTAAACATCACCCAACGTCATAGTTGGATTGGTTTGAGTGACAAAGACACCGAGGGCACCTGGAAATGGATTGATGGAACTCTACTGAACTCCACTGCAGC GTACTGGTACCGTAAAGGCGATGTCGCTCAGCCTGATAACGGGGGAAAAGTTTCAACCGTGGAGGAGGACTGCGCTCACATAAAACCTGACCCGAACCCACAAAACAGCTGGAATGATCTGCCGTGTAACACAGTTATGCAATGGATCTGTGAGAAACTGGCTTAA
- the LOC144388799 gene encoding uncharacterized protein LOC144388799: MRTLLMASALVVGLMGSLSAVPVPVPYRGFCGSLWLFALPCAQISSRLVGTIESFSLPGSCAECGYMLVSASPLNIRANHSSPDGLQAENVTFTLSPTTVPSGCRVSSQSVSLGFSSRLDGGLNYCILYSLLTGSGLKFTPAFTELTNEWACLGYSLAPCRAKRAGSGPDLWIK, from the exons ATGAGGACTCTGCTGATGGCCTCCGCTCTGGTGGTCGGACTGATGGGCTCTTTGTCGGCCGTCCCCGTCCCAGTGCCCTACCGAGGATTTTGCGGGTCCCTCTG gctctTTGCGTTGCCTTGTGCACAAATCAGCTCCAGGCTGGTGGGAACGATCGAATCCTTCAGCCTCCCGGGGAGCTGTGCTGAGTGTGGGTACATG CTGGTGTCCGCCAGCCCCCTGAACATCAGAGCCAACCACTCGTCACCTGACGGCCTCCAGGCGGAGAACGTGACCTTCACGCTGAGTCCCACCACGGTGCCCAGCGGCTGccgtgtgtct AGTCAGTCCGTTTCTCTCGGTTTCTCCAGCCGTCTGGATGGAGGCCTCAACTACTGCATCCTCTACAGCCTGCTGACAG GGAGCGGACTCAAGTTCACGCCGGCCTTCACGGAGCTGACCAACGAGTGGGCGTGCCTCGGCTACTCGCTCGCCCCCTGCCGGGCCAAACGAGCTGGATCAGGACCAGACCTCTGGATCAAGTGA
- the vtcn1 gene encoding V-set domain-containing T-cell activation inhibitor 1 — MRADMATIGQVIFCSMITLIVLFGAVIILILALSLSGQLSEVTSNNMAPVANLGDDALLSCYVDTKSPEAKFRDVSVTWEKAGLTVYRYRDGAPSLADQDPRFTGRAQLFPSALAAGNASLLLRGVRRSDGGEYTCSISSSGGGGTLTVNLKTAAFSAPTFKISGGVLVAEAPRWFPKPNVTWRDEDGGVLSGDTTVEENVGMFRVVSELRPVNVSDTYSCRIENELVISVSEATVAGPDRVTERTYFTFSAASSLQAATHLSITTSVLCIHHLT, encoded by the exons ATGAGGGCGGACATGGCGACCATCGGGCAGGTCATCTTCTGCAG catGATTACCCTCATCGTCTTATTCGGGGCAGTCATCATCCTCATCTTGGCCTTGTCCCTCTCAG GACAGTTGTCCGAGGTGACGAGCAACAACATGGCGCCCGTCGCCAACCTCGGCGACGACGCGCTCCTCAGCTGCTACGTGGACACAAAGAGCCCCGAGGCCAAATTCAGAGACGTGTCAGTGACCTGGGAGAAGGCGGGGCTAACCGTCTACCGGTACCGGGACGGAGCCCCTTCTCTGGCCGACCAGGACCCGCGGTTCACCGGGAGGGCCCAGCTCTTCCCCAGCGCCCTGGCAGCGGGCAACGCCTCGCTGCTGCTGAGGGGCGTGAGGCGGAGCGACGGGGGGGAGTACACCTGCAGCATCAGCTCCTCCGGGGGCGGGGGGACCCTCACGGTCAACCTGAAGACTGCAG CCTTTTCGGCCCCCACATTTAAAATCTCCGGCGGCGTCCTGGTTGCTGAGGCGCCCAGGTGGTTCCCCAAACCCAACGTGACGTGGCGGGACGAGGACGGGGGCGTCCTGAGCGGGGACACCACCGTGGAGGAAAACGTGGGGATGTTCCGCGTTGTCAGCGAGCTGCGGCCCGTCAACGTCAGCGACACCTACAGCTGCAGGATTGAAAACGAGCTGGTGATCTCCGTCTCTGAGGCCACCGTAGCAG GTCCAGATCGGGTCACAGAGAGGACATACTTCACCTTCAGCGCCGCATCCTCCCTGCAGGCAGCAACACACCTGAGCATTACGACCAGCGTCCTCTGCATTCATCACCTcacctga